The following are encoded in a window of Herpetosiphonaceae bacterium genomic DNA:
- a CDS encoding GNAT family N-acetyltransferase, with translation MTMIDVQLSARPFAGEADFPAIVELWNTCEAVDQVGEGTSVNQLRVEFADPWLDTERNVRLWEDADGALIGFGQIWTPNSADEIQSRLVYQVHPEHRQRGLESQIIAWAEERLRDLSRERGLPARLGCAVRDTQHEELALMERHGLSIERYTLVMARPLDELPEAQLPAGFTLREVSAEDGAAWVEMFNLSFIDHWNHHPLTLERWQTWFSDPDYHPELNLIAVAADGTFAAFCWAGFDPTENERTGQGLGWVHLLGTRRGFRRIGLGRGILLSGLHRLQACGMKTVRLGVDAQSLTGATRLYEAAGFDRVQTWAKFTRDLKLDAA, from the coding sequence ATGACGATGATAGATGTCCAACTGTCGGCGCGTCCGTTTGCTGGCGAGGCCGATTTTCCCGCGATCGTCGAGCTGTGGAATACCTGCGAGGCGGTCGATCAGGTGGGCGAGGGTACCTCTGTCAATCAACTGCGCGTGGAGTTCGCCGATCCCTGGCTCGACACCGAGCGCAACGTACGCCTGTGGGAAGATGCCGACGGCGCGCTGATCGGCTTTGGGCAGATCTGGACGCCCAACTCAGCCGACGAGATCCAGAGCCGCCTGGTATATCAGGTCCATCCCGAACACCGGCAGCGCGGCCTTGAGTCGCAGATCATCGCCTGGGCCGAGGAGCGACTCCGCGATCTCAGCCGCGAGCGCGGGCTACCGGCCAGGCTGGGCTGCGCGGTGCGCGATACGCAGCACGAGGAGTTGGCGCTGATGGAGCGCCACGGCCTGAGCATCGAGCGCTACACCCTGGTGATGGCTCGTCCGCTCGATGAGCTGCCGGAGGCGCAGCTTCCCGCTGGATTTACGCTCCGCGAGGTTAGCGCGGAGGATGGCGCGGCCTGGGTGGAGATGTTCAATCTGTCGTTCATCGACCACTGGAATCACCATCCGCTGACGCTTGAGCGCTGGCAGACGTGGTTTAGCGATCCCGACTATCACCCCGAACTCAATCTGATCGCGGTGGCGGCGGACGGCACCTTCGCGGCGTTCTGCTGGGCCGGGTTCGACCCGACCGAGAACGAGCGCACCGGGCAAGGCCTCGGCTGGGTTCACCTGCTCGGCACGCGGCGCGGCTTTCGCCGAATCGGGCTTGGCCGTGGGATCTTGCTGAGTGGCCTGCACCGCTTGCAGGCGTGCGGCATGAAAACCGTCAGGCTCGGCGTGGACGCGCAAAGCCTGACCGGGGCAACCCGGCTGTATGAGGCGGCGGGCTTCGATCGCGTGCAGACCTGGGCCAAGTTTACCAGGGATCTGA